The following DNA comes from Pseudophryne corroboree isolate aPseCor3 chromosome 8, aPseCor3.hap2, whole genome shotgun sequence.
aagactcaccagtgtcctaaaaaatgcagttgtacccaatgtccacttaaccacggacatgtggacaagtggagcagggcagggtcaggactatatgactgtgacagcccactgggtagatgtatggactcccgccgcaagaacagcagcggcggcaccagtagcagcatctcgcaaacgccaactctttcctaggcaggctacgctttgtatcaccgctttccagaatacgcacacagctgaaaacctcttatggcaactgaggaagatcatcgcggaatggcttaccccaattggactctcctgtggatttgtggcatcggacaacgccagcaatattgtgtgtgcattaaatatgggcaaattccagcacgtcccatgttttgcacataccttgaatttggtggtgcagaattttttaaaaaacgacaggggcgtgcaagagatgctgtcggtggccagaagaattgcgggacactttcggcgtacaggcaccacgtacagaagactggagcaccaccaaaaactactgaacctgccctgccatcatctgaagcaagaagtggtaacgaggtggaattcaaccctctatatgcttcagaggttggaggagcagcaaaaggccattcaagcctatacaattgagcacgatataggaggtggaatgcacctgtctcaagcgcagtggagaatgatttcaacgttgtgcaaggttctgatgccctttgaacttgccacacgtgaagtcagttcagacactgccagcctgagtcaggtcattcccctcatcaggcttttgcagaagaagctggagacattgaaggaggagctaacacggagcgattccgctaggcatgtgggacttgtggatggagcccttaattcgcttaacaaggattcacgggtggtcaatctgttgaaatcagagcactacattttggccaccgtgctcgatcctagatttaaagcctaccttggatctctctttccggcagacacaagtctgctggggttgaaagacctgctggtgagaaaattgtcaagtcaagcggaacgcgacctgtcaacatctcctccttcacattctcccgcaactgggggtgcgaggaaaaggctcagaattccgagcccacccgctggcggtgatgcagggcagtctggagcgactgctgatgctgacatctggtccggactgaaggacctgacaacgattacggacatgtcgtctactgtcactgcatatgattctctcaacattgaaagaatggtggaggattatatgagtgaccgcatccaagtaggcacgtcacacagtccgtacttatactggcaggaaaaagaggcaatttggaggcccttgcacaaactggctttattctacctaagttgcaatcccacaagtgtgtactccgaaagagtgtttagtgccgccgctcaccttgtcagcaatcggcgtacgaggttacatccagaaaatgtggagaagatgatgttcattaaaatgaattataatcaattcctccgcggagacattgaccagcagcaattgcctccacaaagtacacagggagctgagatggtggattccagtggggacgaattgataatctgtgaggagggggatgtacacggtgatatatcggaggatgatgatgaggtggacatcttgcctctgtagagccagtttgtgcaaggagagattaattgcttcttttttggtgggggtccaaaccaacccgtcatatcagtcacagtcgtgtggcagaccctgtcactgaaatgatgggttggttaaagtgtgcatgtcctgtttatacaacataagggtgggtgggagggcccaaggacaattccatcttgcacctcttttttctttaatttttctttgcgtcatgtgctgtttggggagggttttttggaagggccatcctgcgtgacactgcagtgccactcctagatgggcccggtgtttgtgtcggccactagggtcgcttatcttactcacacagctacctcattgcgcctctttttttctttgcgtcatgtgctgtttggggagggttttttggaagggacatcctgcgtgacactgcagtgccactcctagatgggcccggtgtttgtgtcggccactagggtcgcttatcttactcacacagctacctcattgcgcctctttttttctttgcgtcatgtgctgtttggggagggttttttggaagggacatcctgcgtgacactgcagtgccactcctagatgggcccggtgtttgtgtcggccactagggtcgcttatcttactcacacagctacctcattgcgcctctttttttctttgcgtcatgtgctgtttggggagggttttttggaagggacatcctgcgtgacactgcagtgccactcctagatgggcccggtgtttgtgtcggccactagggtcgcttatcttactcacacagctacctcattgcgcctctttttttctttgcgtcatgtgctgtttggggagggttttttggaagggccatcctgcgtgacactgcagtgccactcctagatgggccaggtgtttgtgtcggccactagggtcgcttatcttactcacacagctacctcattgcgcctctttttttctttgcgtcatgtgctgtttggggagggttttttggaagggccatcctgcgtgacactgcagtgccactcctagatgggccaggtgtttgtgtcggccactagggtcgcttatcttactcacacagctacctcattgcgtctctttttttctttgcatcatgtgctgtttggggagggttttttggaagggccatcctgcgtgacactgcagtgccactcctagatgggcccggtgtttgtgtcggccactagggtcgcccagcttagtcatccagcgacctaggtgcaaattttaggactaaaaataatattgtgaggtgtgaggtattcagaatagactgaaaatgagtgtaaattatggtttttgaggttaataatactttgggatcaaaatgacccccaaattctatgatttaagctgttttttagtgtttttttaaaaaaacacccgaatccaaaacacacccgaatccgacaaaaaaaattcggtgaggttttgccaaaacgcgttcgcacccaaaacacggccgcggaaccgaacccaaaaccaaaacacaaaacccgaaaaatttccggcgctcatctctatttgataTTCTCTTACTTGTCACATACATAGTAAATTTTACTCATTGTTTAGAACATTACTTGTATGGAAACACCAATTTAAATAGTCCTTTAAAAATAGTTTAGACAGCAATAACATATTTATATTGTAGGTGCTTCAGAAGAGTCTCTTATAATAAACACTTGAAAAACTACTTTTTGAAACCAGAAGAAAAGGGAATCAATGTAATCCTACTTCTTCTGGTCCCTTTGATGACAGAAAATGACAAAATTGCTTTGCTATCTCATCACATCAAAAATGTTTTCAGCTGACTGTCACAATGGGCTCCACACTTGAGATATCAGTCCTCCCAGAGTTAATGTTTGTGGCAGAGGCAGCAGTCTGGGAGCTGTTACCTTGTTTAAAAGGACAGTTTTCAGTCCAGGCATGCCTGGAGGGTGGTGAGATGGACTGAAGAGCATGGTTCTGAGCTGGGCTCCTCCTCCTGCACACACATAGCAGTGCTTTAAGCTCTGAGCGGAAGCTCTCATTCAGCCAGCAGTATATAAATGGATTGTAGCAGGTGCTGCTCATGGCAAACCAGTGAAAAGCAAAGTATAAGGCATTATTGCTGCTGATGACTTTGCTGGACATCAGGACAAGATAACAGTTCAGTGGGAACCAACAGACAGCAAAGACCACAACTACCAGCATCAGCATCTTGAGGGTCATCTTTTTCTTTCGTCTGTGAGCATAATATTGCTCCATGGTAATGTCACCTATGGCATTCCGAAGCCAGAGTTTCTTTGCGACCATGGTATATGTAATTGAAATGACAATCAGAGGAAGTACATAAAGAAGTACAAATGTGGCCAAATCCATATACTTCCAGAAAAGGTCTGCAGGATACGGGAAACTTGGAAGACAGACCATCCGCACAGTGTTCCTGAAAGAAAAACAGACTGGATGAAGAGAGGACAAAGTTGGAATGTCACTTTCACATGGACAACTTATTGAAGACTTGCAGTATAGTGTGCCTATGGCATaacaggggagatgtatcaatccttcaACACAGATAaagcagagaagttgcccataacagccAGTCAGCTCAGGTCATTTTATAAACTGTGATATATTAATAATAGCTAGAAGTTTATTGGTTGCTGTTAGCAACTTCTACACTTTTTCTCTCTCAAAAGTTTAATACATCTTCCTGAAATTTCAGGTAATGAGGCAACTTGAAAACATGAGTTATGTATGTAATTTAGGGGGCATCCCGTTTTAatatacatcgccgcccatcgcccccCAATGTCactatgctaatcgcatatgtacttatacatatgtgattagcattgcggaggacaactgttccgataagagctgtcctccgcgatcccCAGCggtagcctgacttccgggattcggttcTGGGAGTCAGTCTGCGTATTGCGCAGGGTGACGGTGATGGTGACTTAGTGGTCCATTATCTgtgcacgaaccccctggagggagaatagttagagtggcacgcatagcgcgcaccatgcccgcagcgtgagtgcagcgagcccgcaaggggcttatttgtgctcgccccgctgttggcaaaccggcggtcgggatcctggcgctggtatgctggctgccggggatCTGGccaccggcaactcataccacaccaatTCTGTTAACATGGGCTAAGATCCACATTTATTTCTGAAGACACAATGCATTTATGACTGGCATCCATGTGACTCTGAATCAGCTCCAAAGATGTTTCTCCTATGTATGAGTCACTCAGCATATGCTCATTTTTGGAATTTGGATTTTTGAATGGATCTATTATTGTAGCTAAGAAATTCTTAATAAAATATTTAAAGGTCCATTTCCCTACCGGCAGTATCTAGATGCAGAATCAGTGAAAATACTGTAGCTACAATCTGAAATTTAGAAACAATTCATGAGCTATTTAGTGGTTAAAtacagtgggcctcattcagaagCATTCGCAAAGCGGCTGAAGTATGCAAGTTAGTCAATGTATTCTTGCTGCGCATGCATCTGTGCAGGGGAGCTttaagaggaggaggcccacatgTAGCCTCCTCCTTCTAGACCTCACCTCTTTGCTGGCAGCGCTGTAgattctgagcactagagggctcagcagggccggttctacactttgtggcgcccagggcgaaagtttccactCCCTGGTAAAACAGTTAATTTGCGCCGAAGATGCACATccagaaataggggcgtggctccataggggaggggcatggccacagttatgccccctgtagttatgccctcagtagttgtacccccagtagctgtgcccccagtagttgtgccccctgtagctgtgccccctgtagctgtgccctgtgtagatttgccccctgtagctatgcccccagtagatttgccacagtagatgtgcccctgtgtcgtgccccctgtagctgtgcccccaatagatttgccccaagtagttgtgcccccagtagctgtgccccctgtagctatgccccagtagatttgcccaagtagttgtgccccctgtagttgtgccctgttgctgtgccctctgtagctttgcccccagtagatttgccccctgaagATTTGCCCCATGTAGCTATGCCCCAAATAAATTTGacccagtagttgtggccccagtagttgtgtgcccagtagctgtgccccatgtagctgtgcccccagtagatttgccccaagtagttgtgcccccagtagatttgccccagtagttgtgccccctgtagttgtgcctcctgtcactgtgcccccagtagttgtgccccctgtagttgtgcctcctgtcactgtgcccccagtagttgtgccccctgtagctgtgcccccagtagttgtgcctcctattgctgtgccccctagtagctgcttacaaacacaaaaaagaaacaaaaaatatacttaccagccccactcctgctcccAACCTCTGCTGCTCAGTCTCTggtcgcccgctcctctctatgggagagacgtcatgacgtctctcccatagcagcgccacacagacactagaggtcaattatgacctctagtgtctgacgatggagccggctgcagcaggcgcccacacTGCCTACGGTGTCTACTGCAAGTGGGGAGCGGGATGCGGGTAGGTGGCGGGTGCCTATGGGGTGACTGCAGCTGTGCCCGCAGGCCGCAgcaccccgggcg
Coding sequences within:
- the LOC134948821 gene encoding G-protein coupled receptor 83-like isoform X2; the protein is MAMQPAPDTQLIGMEEESSAAHREEGPYEEGTCDPGAIQLPPATDSQIKVRFVSSTWVFGKLMCHVSRFVQYCSVHVSVLTLTAIALDRHQVIMHPLKPRMSTVKGIICIIVIWFMASGFSLPHAVYQKLEQFYIGNTVRMVCLPSFPYPADLFWKYMDLATFVLLYVLPLIVISITYTMVAKKLWLRNAIGDITMEQYYAHRRKKKMTLKMLMLVVVVFAVCWFPLNCYLVLMSSKVISSNNALYFAFHWFAMSSTCYNPFIYCWLNESFRSELKALLCVCRRRSPAQNHALQSISPPSRHAWTENCPFKQGNSSQTAASATNINSGRTDISSVEPIVTVS